CCTGGCGGAGGGCGAGGTCGGGGAACTCCGGTTCCGCGGAGCCGTGACGCCGCGGGGGTATCTGGAGCGCGACGGCGGAGACGACGCGACCGAGGCGTTCCCCGAGTGGGTGCCGTCGGGCGACCTCGGCTACCGCGAGGGTGGCGACTACTACCTGCTCGGCGACGCTGGCGAATTAGACCGGGCGGCGCTCCGGCGGCAACTGAGCGGCGAGGAGCGCTTTGACGGGGAGTGAGGCGCTTCGCTCTCGGTCGGTCAGTCGGGCGAGTCGCCCGACCGGCGAGTATTGCCAGCCGAAAGGAGTACCGGCAGCACTCCCCACAGGGGAACACCTTTTGGCACCGAAGCGTTTGGTGTCCGGTAATGAGCCGATTGCGAATCGCGTTCGTCAACGCTGCCCACGAGGGCGCGGACACCCGGCGGAACTTCCGGCGGGAGTTGGACGCCGACCTCGTGGAGTTCGACGCGACCGGCGGCGAGTTGCCCGAGACCACCGACTTCGACGGTGTGGTAATCTCCGGCTCGCGGTCGTCGGTCTACTGGGACGAAGAGTGGATAGAACCGACCAAAGAATGGGTCGGCAAGGCCATCGACGCCGGACTCCCCTGTCTCGGTATCTGTTGGGGCCACCAACTGCTCGCGGACGTGCTGGGCGGCGAAGTCGCCGACATGGGCGAGTACGAAATCGGCTACCGGGAGGTCGAACACACCGGCGACTCGCGCCTGTTCGACGGCATCGACGACCGATTCACGGTGTTCACAACCCACTCCGACGCCGTGACCGAACTCCCGCCGGGCGCGGCGGAAATCGCGGTGAACGACTACTCGAACCACGGCTTCCGCAAAGACCGCGTGTTCGGCCTACAGTTCCACCCCGAGTACGACGCCGAGACCGCCGAGTCGGTGACGAAGGACAAGGATTTGGCCGACGACCGAATGGACGACGTGCTGGCGGGCATCACCGACGAGAACTATCGGGCGGCCTGCGAGGCGAAACTCGTCTTCGAGAACTTCGGCGACTTCGTGCGCGAGGTCCGGGACGACGACGCCGAGCGCGAGAGCGGACCCGTCTCGGCGTAGTGGCGAGCGTTTTATCTTTTTAACCAGACACGTCGTCATT
This genomic stretch from Halorussus pelagicus harbors:
- a CDS encoding type 1 glutamine amidotransferase, whose product is MSRLRIAFVNAAHEGADTRRNFRRELDADLVEFDATGGELPETTDFDGVVISGSRSSVYWDEEWIEPTKEWVGKAIDAGLPCLGICWGHQLLADVLGGEVADMGEYEIGYREVEHTGDSRLFDGIDDRFTVFTTHSDAVTELPPGAAEIAVNDYSNHGFRKDRVFGLQFHPEYDAETAESVTKDKDLADDRMDDVLAGITDENYRAACEAKLVFENFGDFVREVRDDDAERESGPVSA